The window GCCGCCCGGTCTGGGCCCTGGTCGGCGACGGCACGTACCTGATGAACCCGACCGAACTCGTCACGGCGGTGCAGGAGGGAATCCCGATCAAGGTGGTGATCCTCGACAACCACGGGTACGCCTCGATCGGCGGCCTGTCGCGGGCGGTGGGCGGCGAGGGCTTCGGCACCGCGTACCGCTTCCGGGGGCGGGACGGCGCGTACGACGGCGAACCCCTGCCGGTGGACCTCGCGCTGAACGCGGCCTCCCTCGGGATGGTGGTGATCTCCGCCCGCACCATCGGTGACCTGCGAAAAGCTCTCGCGGAGGCACGGGCGACCGACCGCCCCACATGTGTCTACGCGCAGACCCGAACACCCGACACTGTGTCGGGCCCACCCCCGGCACAGGCGTGGTGGGATGTTCCCGTGGCCGAGACCGCGACCCGTTCGTCGGCGGCCCGGGCCCGTGAAGAGTACGACCGGCAAGCCGCGCAGCGACGTCGCCATCTGTGAAGGAGCAAGGCATGAAGACCGTCAACCACTGGATCGGTGGCAAGACCGTCGAGGGCGCGTCGGGCAACTACGGCCCGGTCACCGACCCCGCCACCGGCGAGGTCACCACGCAGGTCGCGCTCGCTTCGAGCGCCGAGGTCGACGCGGCGGTCGCCGTCGCGAAGGAGGCCTTCCTGTCCTGGGGCCAGTCCTCGCTGGCCGCCCGGACCAAGGTGCTGTTCGCCTACCGCGCCCTCCTGGACGCCAACCGCGACGCCATCGCCGAGCTGATCACCGCCGAGCACGGCAAGGTGCACTCGGACGCGCTCGGCGAGGTGGCCCGCGGCCTGGAGATCGTCGAGCTGGCCTGCGGGATCACCACGCAGCTCAAGGGCGAACTGTCCACGTCGGTGTCGAACCGGGTGGACGTCTCCTCGATCCGCCAGCCGATCGGCGTGGTCGCCGGCATCACCCCGTTCAACTTCCCGGCGATGGTGCCGATGTGGATGTTCCCGCTGGCCGTGGCCTGCGGCAACACCTTCATCCTCAAGCCCAGCGAGAAGGACCCCTCGGCCTCCAACAAGCTGGCCGAGCTGGCCACCGAGGCCGGCCTGCCGGCGGGCGTGCTCAACGTGGTCCACGGAGACAAGGTCGCCGTCGACGCGCTGCTCGCCCACCCCGACATCGCGGCCGTGTCCTTCGTCGGCTCCACGCCGATCGCCCGCCACATCCACACCACGGCCTCCGCCAACGGCAAGCGCGTCCAGGCCCTCGGCGGCGCCAAGAACCACATGCTGGTCCTCCCCGACGCCGACCTCGACGCCGCCGCCGACGCGGCCGTCTCCGCCGCCTACGGCTCCGCCGGCGAACGCTGCATGGCGATCTCCGCCGTCGTCGCCGTCGGCGCGATCGCCGACACGCTGGTGGAGAAGATCCGCGAGCGCGCCGAGAAGATCAAGATCGGCCCCGGCAACGACCCCACCTCCGAGATGGGCCCGCTGATCACCGCGGCCCACCGCGACAAGGTCGCCTCCTACGTCAAGGGCGCGGCCGCGCAGGGCGCCGACGTGGTCCTGGACGGCACCGGCTACACGGTCGAGGGCAACGAGAACGGCCACTGGATCGGCCTCTCCCTGCTCGACAACGTCAAGACCGACTCCGACGCCTACCGCGACGAGATCTTCGGCCCGGTGCTGTGCGTGCTGCGCACCGAGACCTACGAGGAGGGCGTGGCCCTCATCAACGCCTCGCCGTTCGGCAACGGCACCGCGATCTTCACCCGCGACGGCGGCGCGGCCCGCCGCTTCCAACTGGAGATCCAGGCGGGCATGGTCGGCGTGAACGTCCCGATCCCCGTGCCGGTGGGCTACCACTCCTTCGGCGGCTGGAAGGACTCCCTCTTCGGGGACCACCACATCTACGGCAACGACGGCATCCACTTCTACACCCGCGGCAAGGTCGTCACCACCCGCTGGCCGGACCCCTCCGACGCCCCGGCGGGCGTCGACCTGGGCTTCCCCCGCAACCACTGACGCCTGACAGGCGCCCCAAACCGCAGACCCCCGGCCAACCCTCACCGGCCGGGGGTTCCTGCTGTCCCGGGCCGGTTTCCCGTTCTCTCCATCGTGATCGCTTGACCCCGGGGTCACGGGGTCGGGAGCATCGAACGCGGCACTACGCCGAACGGGAGAGGGGAACCGGAAGCCATGAAGGTGACCAAGTTGATCAGCACCTGTGACGTGAAGGACTGCCCGACGATCTATGCGACCGACAGGGGCACGTTCCTCGTGCAGGGCGAGACGCCCGACGATCACGGGCTCAAGATTCCCGCTCACGAAACCCTCGTCGAAATCCCCGTCGAGCTGATCAAGAAGGCCATTGCCGATGGCCTCATCTAGCACCCTGGCCGAGCTCTTCGAGCGGTTCCAGCACGAGGCGTTCCGCCTGGAGACTCTGGACGACTACAGCGGCTCCGGGAACGTTGACGCCTACCGTGCCTTCCAGGCCGGACAGGAGCGGCCTGAGGGCTACAACGCCGGATGGGTCGAAGAACTCCGAGGACTCACGCACGAGGGCAAGCGGGTGTACCGCGTGCACGTCCTCAAGCGGCCCCTCACGGAGTACCTCCGCTTCGAGCTAGGGTGGGGCTACCGGGCGAACATGACCGGCGGGGAAGAGTTCTTCATCCTCGACGTGACGGACGCCCCGAACCCGCTCGACGCCGTTCCGGACTTCTGGCTCTTCGACTCCAAGGACACGGCCGTGATGCGGTACGACGACGCCGGGGCGTACCTCGGCGCCGACGTTCTGCCGCAGGACGAAGCCGCCGCTTACGTCGCCTACCGGGAAACGGCACTCGCCCACGCGGAGCCGTTCACCGACTGGTGGGCCAAGTACGGCGAGTGAACAAGGCACAGCTCGGGGCCGCGCTGCGGGCACTGCGAGAGGCATCCGGCAAGGAAGCCAAAGCGGTCGCCCGTAGCGCCCTCATGTCTCCGTCCAAGCTCTCCAAAATTGAGAACGCGAATCTCCTTCCTAGCGCCACGGACGTGGAGCGCATCCTCACCGCCGTAGGCGTCTCTCACGCCATCAAGGCCGAGTACACGGAAGCGGCCCGCGCAGCGACCACAGAGGCCACCGCATGGCGGCTCCTCAAGCGAGCCGGCATTCACAAGGGCCAGCAGGCGGCGAAGGCACTAGAAGCTCAAATGGCCGTCCTGCGGCTGTTCCAGCCCGCCCTGGTCCCCGGGCTGCTTCAGACACCCGAGTACATCCGCGCCATCCTTCAGCGTCATGACCTGAGCGAGGACGCCCTCACGCGCACCATCAGCGGCAGGCTTGAACGCCAGGCGGTGCTGTTCGACAGCACGAAGAAGATGCGCTTCGTCATCACCGAGTCTGTCCTTCGGTGGCGGATCGTCCCGCCGCAGATGATGGCCGCACAGCTCGACCGCATCGTCTCGATGTCCAGGATGGCTCACGTGGACATCAGGGTCGTGCCGCTGTCCGCCCCTCAGACGGACATCGCCCATCACGCCTTTGTCGTCCGAGACGACCGGATGGTGACGTCGAAACCGTCCACGCCGAGATAGTCGTAACGGACCCGCGAGACGTCGAAATGTACGTCCGGAAGTTCGAAGGATTCGAGCAAATCGCCTTGTCCGGCGACGGAATGCGGAGCTTCGTCGAGAGCCTGCGAGATGGATTCTTGAGGGAACAGGAAACGGGCTAGGAACGCCCACCTCCCCTGGTCAATATTGCTGCCGACGCAGTGACGGCGACCGCGAGGGGTGCGACATGGCAAAGGCGAAACCGGCAGAGGCCCCGAAGCTTGATCGGGGCGTGTGGGAGTACCTGACCTTCGCGCCCGGACACGAGTGCTCGGCCTGCAAGCGCGAGGTCGGGCCGCTGGAACCCGTCCGCCGGGCTGTCGTTGACCGTGCGTCCGGTGCGTCCGGTGCGCCCGCCGTCAGCTACAGGCACAACAAGTGCCCGAGCGTGCAGGTCGTGGCCGCCTGATGGAGATGCAGACCTGGCGGGATGGCCGGGCGAAGGCCACCGACGCCACGGAGGCGATACGTGCGGCCCTGGCCTCCCTAGGCCTCCCCGAATCCGCGTGGGGCGGCATAAGGCCCACGCCACGAGCCCGAAACGACGACCCCGGCCCACCCTCACGGGCCGGGGTCGTCGGCGTGCGCCGCCGGGCCCGGCAGGGTGGCCGGGGCGACCGTCGGTCAGGGTCTGAGCAGGGGCCAGACGTCGGTGGGGGCCGTGGGGCTCCAGACCACGTCGGCGTGGCCGTGGCCCGGGACGGTGGTGAACGTGACCCGGGTGTTGCCGCACGCGCGGATCAGGTCGGCGCCGCGCGACTCGTCGCCGCGCCCCCACTGCGCGTTGACCCACACCACCTCGGCCCGGATGCGGTCCCAGGCGATCCGGTACGTGGCCTCGTCGCCCGCCCAGATCGCGGCGAGGTCGCGCAGCAGGGCCGTCGGGATCAGCCCGCTGCCCAGGGCGGCCGTGGCCGCGTGCCAGGTGGCGAGTGGGGTGTGGGTGAGGGCGAACCGGTCCTCGGCGGGGGTCGCGCCGAAGACGTACTCGCCGGCCGCGTGGCCCCGCCGGTGGATCCAGTTCGCCGCGCCGGGCAGGTCGGCGGTGCGGATCAGCGCGAAGTGGGCCAGCCCGGCGTTGGTGAAGCGCAGGCCCGGATCCGGCGGCCACGGGACGGGGGAGGGGGAGTGCGGGTCGGTGACCGCCCGCGCGACGAGGGCGGCCAGGCCGGGATCGCTCGCGTACGTGCCGCCCGCGACCAGGTCCGCGTACTCGTCCCGGGTCCTCGCCGCCCGCGCCGCGGGGTCCCCGGTGTACGGGCCGGTGGTGTCCAGGACGAGGACCCGGCGCAGTCGCGGCGAGGGGTCGTGCGAGGCGGCGTCGAGTGCCAGGGCGCCCCCGGCGGAGTGCCCGGCGTACTGGTAGGGCAGTCGCAGTACGGCGTCCAGCGCGGCGACGACGCCGGCGAGGTCGCGGCGGTGCGCCGCGAGCCCCCGGTCGGCGCCCACGTCGGCGGGGCCGCCGGCGGCATCCTCGCGCGGGGTGACGCCCACGACCAACAGCCCCTGACGGCGCAGGTGGTGGGCGAGGCCGCCGCCGGCGTGGCCGTCGGGGGTGAAGTAGTCGGCGGTGAAGTTCAGGCCGCCGCCCGGCAGGAGGTACGCGATGCCGTGCGGCACCCGTGTGGTGTCCGCGAGCACCTCGACCGTGACCGGGGCCGGGCCGGCGTCGTGGAGCGGGAGGGTGAGGCGGATCCAACCGTCGCCGGGGAGGTAGACGGCGGTGCCCGTGCCCAGGGCGCGTTCGACGCGGGTCAGCAGACCGGCGCCCTTCACTGCGGCCCCGGCCTCGTGCGCCACGGCGGTGATGCGGGGGGCGGGCGTCGCCCGCACCGGGCCGACGCGCACGGGGTCGACCCGTACGCGGTCGGCCCGCGCGTGGTCCGCGTACGGCCCCTCGGGCCTGGGCTCGCTGTGCTCTCGTCCCATCGGAAGTGCCTCCCCCTTGCCGGCGGTGGCCGAATGCCGTCGCCGTCAACAGGGGACACCCTCGCCGGTCAGGACGTCCGCGCCAAGTCCGTTACGGCTTCCAGTTGTTGCGGCCCCGCGTTCCTCCTGCGGCGCAGTACCGCGAAGGCGATGCCGGCGGCCGTCAACAGCAGCGCGAGGCCCGCGGCGAGCCACGGTACGGCGAGGAAGTCCGTCTCGGACTCCGAGTTCAGATCCGGGTAGGCGCTCGCCCCCGCCGCCACCTTGACCGTCACCCAGTCCAACTGTGGTGAGTCCGCCCATGGTTCGGTCAGTTCGATCCGCTGCCCGGGCAGCAGCACGAGCCGCGGTCCGCGGTTCGGCCGGTCCAGGACGTTGCGTCCGAACAGCCCCTCGGCGGAGATCGTCACCTTCGGCTCCACGACCACGTTGCCCCGGTTGACCAGCGCGTACGAGACGCTCGCACGGGCGTCCTTGAACCAGGGCAGCAGCGGGGCGCCCCGGCTGACCCGTACGTCCTCCACGCTCAGGCCGGGTGTCAGCGGTCCCGGCACCCGGAAGTACAGGCGGGCGCCGACCGAGCGCTTCACCCCGACCTGCACCTTGCCGTCCGCCCGGACTCCCTCCACCGCCGTGTTCAGCGCGACGATCCCGCCGACGTGATCGCCCGGGGTCGCGTCCTCGGGGACCCGCACGGTGAACGGGATGTCCTCGCGGCCCTTCGGCGGGACGGTGACGGTACCCGCGGCCCCGGAGGACAGCGCCGTCCAGGTGCCCACGTCCTTCGGCTTCGACTCGACGGGCAACAGTGCGAACGCGCCGCCCACCGGGGTGTTCACGGCGTCGGTCGCGAAGACCTGGAAGGTCAGCTCCCGGTCGGAGGAGTTCACGATCGTCACGCTGTCGCGGACGGTGCTCCCGGCCGCGCCCTGGTGGAAGAAGTACGCCCGGTCCGTCATCGCCGCACCGGCCGGCGGCGTCGGGAACACCCCCCACGTGCCGTTGTCGGCGGCCGCGGCCGAGCCGGCGGGGAGCAGGCCCGCGACCGGCAGGAACAGACCGAGGAACAGACCGAGGAACAGACCGAGGAACGGGCCGAGGCGCAGACCGAGGAGCAGGTGCGGGCGCCGGCCGGGCCGCGGCCTGTGCGTCGTACCGGACGGGGAGGTGCGGGTGCGCATGGGCGGGACTCCAGACGGGACGGTCGCGGTGGGCGGCCGGGACGACCGGCGAGTGGGGAAACCGGGAAGGCGGCGGGGAAACCGGGAAGGTGGACGGGGAAGCCGGGAAGGGGAAGGTGGCGGGGAAACCGGGAAGGTGGTGCGGCGCCGGGGAGCGCCGCACCACCCTGGGCCGGTCCCGATCAGGAGATCGAGAAGGTGACGACCGACTGGTAGGTGTCGGCGAACATGAACGACGGGAGCTGGATCATCCCGGCGCCACCGACCGCGAACTCACCACCGGTCAACTCGTCCCCGCCCGCGGCCTGGGAGGCCACCTGCATCGGGGTGTCCGTGATCGCCCCGGGCGTACCCGCGGTGCACGTGCTCGGGCTGTCCGGGTTGGTGACGGTGCAGGACGGCTGGATGCCGATCTGCGCCTTCGGCATGGAGTGCCCGGTCGTGGCGTTCAGGAACGGCGTGCGGGTCGCCGTGACGTCCCAGCCGAGCGAGCCGCCGCGGAAGTCCTGGACGGTCGCGGCGTTGAACACGCCGACCACCGACTGGGGCTTGCCGTTGATGGTGACCGAACCGAAGTCGACCGCCGGCTGACCGTCCTTCGGGCCGAGGGCCAGCGGCCCGGGCAGCACCTCGACGTCCACCGGGTTCTTCACGCCCGCCTGGTCCTCCAGGAACACGAAGGACTTGTACGGGGTGATCGCGCCGTCGATCCTGAGGGCGTCGGCCTTCCTGGTGACCGTGACGTCGCAGGTGGCGGCGCCCGACGCGTCCGCCGAACCCGTACCGGTGTCACCGGTCGCCACACCCGCCAGCAGGGCGGAGCAGGTGACCGCGCCGACCGGGAAGTTGGCGCCCGTGACGACGACGGCGGTGCCCGCCTTGCCGCTGTTGGGCGTCACCTTGGTGGTGATCGGGTCCTTCGGGAGGGCCTCGACCGCGACCGAACCGAGCGAGGCGCTCGGACGGGGCGCCGGGGTGCAGGTCGTGGTGAAGACCGACCCGCTGAGGTCGGCGTCGGTCACGGCCAGGTCGAGCTTGACGTCGACCGAGGTGCCCTCGGTGCCGTCCGGGATCTTGATGGTTCCCGAGAACGCCTTCGGGTCCAGCGGTTGTCCCGCCACGACGCTGACGGTCTCGGGCGGGCTGGTGACCACCTGGGTGGTCGTGCCCACCTTGAGGGTGATCTTGGAGGTGTTCACCGTCGTGACGGAGAAGCCCGGGATCAGGGGGCTCGCGCCCGGGTCGATGGTGATCGGGACGACGTCGCCGGCCTTGGCGCCGTCCGGCAGGGTGACCGTGAAGTTCTGGTTGCCGGAACCGTCGGGCTGCGGCGCCGGAGCGTCGCAGTTCTCGAACACCGGCGTGGTCTTGGTCGCGGCCTGCGCCGTCCCCGCCAGACCCACGACGCCACCCGTCAGGGCCAGGGACAGTGCGCCCGCCCCGGCCAGAACTCTTCGTCGGAACGTTGTACTCACTGGGTCGCGACTCCTTCGTCAGACGAACCCCTCCCCCCACCCGCTGTGTGGGGGAGGCCGAGCCGGTGCGGAGGTCGACATTGACGCGTCGCGGTGATGAGAAGTCAATGACTTGCCTTCTCCCGAAGCACACACACATTGATGTCCCATCAGAACGGGTCTGACGGGACATCGGGTACCGACCGGTCGGTGGGCCGGCCGGGGGGTCGCGGGAGGTGTGGGTGGGGCGGCCGGGTCTCCCCGCCGCCGGGTGTCAGTGGTCGATCGGGGTGTGCAGCAGCAGGTTCGCGGTCCCCGCCGGGAGGCCGGTGATCCGGTCCGTCCCGGCGTCCCTCAGCAGGGCG of the Streptomyces sp. NBC_01426 genome contains:
- a CDS encoding DUF6879 family protein, whose translation is MASSSTLAELFERFQHEAFRLETLDDYSGSGNVDAYRAFQAGQERPEGYNAGWVEELRGLTHEGKRVYRVHVLKRPLTEYLRFELGWGYRANMTGGEEFFILDVTDAPNPLDAVPDFWLFDSKDTAVMRYDDAGAYLGADVLPQDEAAAYVAYRETALAHAEPFTDWWAKYGE
- a CDS encoding WxL protein peptidoglycan domain-containing protein; the encoded protein is MRTRTSPSGTTHRPRPGRRPHLLLGLRLGPFLGLFLGLFLGLFLPVAGLLPAGSAAAADNGTWGVFPTPPAGAAMTDRAYFFHQGAAGSTVRDSVTIVNSSDRELTFQVFATDAVNTPVGGAFALLPVESKPKDVGTWTALSSGAAGTVTVPPKGREDIPFTVRVPEDATPGDHVGGIVALNTAVEGVRADGKVQVGVKRSVGARLYFRVPGPLTPGLSVEDVRVSRGAPLLPWFKDARASVSYALVNRGNVVVEPKVTISAEGLFGRNVLDRPNRGPRLVLLPGQRIELTEPWADSPQLDWVTVKVAAGASAYPDLNSESETDFLAVPWLAAGLALLLTAAGIAFAVLRRRRNAGPQQLEAVTDLARTS
- the mmsA gene encoding CoA-acylating methylmalonate-semialdehyde dehydrogenase, yielding MKTVNHWIGGKTVEGASGNYGPVTDPATGEVTTQVALASSAEVDAAVAVAKEAFLSWGQSSLAARTKVLFAYRALLDANRDAIAELITAEHGKVHSDALGEVARGLEIVELACGITTQLKGELSTSVSNRVDVSSIRQPIGVVAGITPFNFPAMVPMWMFPLAVACGNTFILKPSEKDPSASNKLAELATEAGLPAGVLNVVHGDKVAVDALLAHPDIAAVSFVGSTPIARHIHTTASANGKRVQALGGAKNHMLVLPDADLDAAADAAVSAAYGSAGERCMAISAVVAVGAIADTLVEKIRERAEKIKIGPGNDPTSEMGPLITAAHRDKVASYVKGAAAQGADVVLDGTGYTVEGNENGHWIGLSLLDNVKTDSDAYRDEIFGPVLCVLRTETYEEGVALINASPFGNGTAIFTRDGGAARRFQLEIQAGMVGVNVPIPVPVGYHSFGGWKDSLFGDHHIYGNDGIHFYTRGKVVTTRWPDPSDAPAGVDLGFPRNH